TAAAATTCTGTATAGTAAAAATATACATCAACAAAATTTGTTGATTGCTACAATTTCACAAAAATTATTACAAATTTTTTCTATAAAGTAATCAACCTAAAACAATAGATTGTTTAATAAACACTCATTATTTAAAGGTTTTTATCATCTTTCGAAAATAACTCTCTTTCGAAAAAAACCAATTCTTTTCGATTAGGTTCATCAGGAAATTTACAGTAATAGATCTTTTTTGTATAGCGTCTCACAATTAGCTTTAAAGACGTATCTTTTTTTGAAAAGACTACATCGCCTTCCTTAAATTTGTTATCTATTTCGATTTTCATTTTTATCATAAAAACATTGTAAAAATCAATCTGTCAAATGTAATCTTTCACAAAGCCTAAAGTATTACATATCTATTTTAAGAGTTATAGAAATCATAGATATCTATTGGGGTGAGACTTTATTTAAATAGTAATGAAGATTTAGCTTATATTAAACTAGATGAGAAGTTGAACCTACACCCACCAGATCTGTTTATGGCTCAACCTTTTATTGTTTCAGATGTATACTTTGTTTTTTTGTTCTTATGACATATAAACTTACCAAGTTACAACATACTGAATAAAGTAATCTAAAATTAAAACTTACTGTATTTCATCTTCTAAAGCATGCAGACGTACAATCTCATGTTGCGTTTCATTAGCAATTAATAGGTGTCCTTGTGCGGCTATTATATTTTGTGCAGCTTGGATATTTTGTCCCACTTCATAGAGACTTGCCGCTTCAAGATGATATTTTGCAGCTTTATCTAAATGATTAGCTATTTTTCTATGGTGTTCAGTTATTATCTTATCTGAATTATATGATTTTTTGTCTTTATGCATCATCTCAAATATAGCCATCTTTAAAACAGCCTGTTTAAATTACTAAAATTAGCTTCAATGAAAATTAAAGGTTATCTACTAAAAAAATATAAATTACATAAATGCAACAAATTGATAATAAAAAGCCTTAAATTTTTAAACATGTACTATCAAATTCAAAAAAAAATCCTATCTATATCTAAACATTAAGTCTGAATATAAGTAGGAAAAATGTTAAGCATATAGTTAGTTTATAAAAAATCTTGTGATGCTTTCATTGTTATATGTTATTTAATCTTCATGCCTCTTATCTTTTCGCTTAGCTGCCTTAATGGCTCTTTTTTCTTTTAAGCTTTTTTGAGGTTGGGTTTTACCATTTTTGGCTTTACCTTCTTTTTGTTTAGACATATTCATTAAGTTTTAATGAAATAATATTGTAGTTACACCAAATGTATGTATTCTTATTAATGAATGCTTTACATTGTAATATTATACTATTACATATATCATAGATCGTCTAAATTATTTCTACGTTTTTTCTTCATTGCTTTAAAAAATGAAGGTGTTAAACCAGTTATCTTTTTAAATTGATTAGATAAATGAGCTACACTACTGTAATTAAGTCTGTAAGAAATTTCTGAAAGGGTGAGTTCATTATATAAAAGTAATTCCTTTACTTTTTCTATTTTGTGTAGAATGATAAATTGCTGAATCGTAATTCCCTTTACTTCTGAAAAAGTATTAGCTAAATAGGTATAATCATAATTTAATTTTTCACTAATAAAATCTGAATAATTCCCTTTGGGTAATTCATCTGAATAGTGAACCATTTCTATTACTATATTTTTTATTTTTTCAACTAGAATACTCTTTTTATCATCTAGTAACTCTAAGCCTGATTTAAGTAAATTTATTTTTAATTTATCATATTGATGTTTTGATATATTTTCCAATATTTCTACTACACCTAAATCAAGTACAACATAATGCAAACCCAATTTTTCCAATTCTGCTTTTACCATCATCTTACATCTTAAGCTCACCATATATTTTATGTATAGCATCATATTTCTTAAACAAATTAATTGTTAATATATATCCTAAAGCAAAAAACATTTGCTTACTACTTTAATGTATCTTCAGCTTTTCGTAGTATAGTTAAAAAATATAGCTTTTTCTGATTCGTATTAATTAATTTTCAAAAAAGACATTAGCTATTTTCACTAGTGTAATTAATACATTCTCGGAAAATGTTTTGTAATGCTATAAAAATTTAGATACTTCTATAGAATGAAATTTCAGAAAGATATCTGCGAATACACAACTATGTAATCTGGCGTAGTAGTACGATTGGATATGTATAACACTACTATATCCTTAAAATGACACCATCTAAAGAAAATAATATGTCTCTATGTTATGGGTAACCTTATATTGCCGTAAGTCAAGATAGACTCAAGAAGGTTACACTCATTTATAATATTATTGTGGTTTTTAGTGACTATTTAAAATAATTCAGTAACCTAAATTATTAGGATTAATCTTTTATTTTGAATCGAAACTTTATGTTATTTCCAGCTTTATTAGTTGTAATCGGATTTGCCAGTTTAATTTTTGGAGCAAACTGGCTTGTGGATGGAGCTTCTGCTTTAGCTAAAAATATAAAGTATCAGACTTGGCAATAGGATTGACCATTGTAGCTTTTGGCACTTCAGCCCCTGAACTAATTGTGAATATTATCGCATCTATAAACGGCTATTCAGATATTGTAATTGGAAATATCGTTGGCAGTAATAACTTCAATTTGTTTATTATTCTTGGGTTATCAGGATTAATCTTTCCAATTGTTGTTCAAGCATCTACGGCCTGGAAAGAAATTCCAATGTCGTTGATTGTGTCAGTATTCCTTTTATTACTACTTAACGATTTTGTGTTTGTAGGACAAACTTATGTTAGTAGAATAGATGGATTATTAATGCTCATTTTATTTTCTATTTTCTTGATTTACATTTTCAATCAAATGAAAAATGATCCACATTTAGATGATGAGTTTAAAAGTAAATCAACATTAAAAGTTTGGCTCTTAATTATAGTTGGATTAGTTGGGTTAATTTTAGGTGGCCAACTGGTTGTAGCTAACAGTATTTCTATTGCAAGTAAATTAGGTCTGAGTGAGAAAATTATAGGCTTGACGATTGTAGCAGCAGGTACTTCTCTACCTGAGTTAATCACATCGATTGTTGCTGCATTTAAAAAGAATAGTGATATCGCAATTGGGAATGTAATTGGGTCTAACATTTTCAATATTCTTTTAATTTTAGCTATAAGTTCATTGATTAACCCAATAAAATATAATTCAGATTTTAATTTGGATATATATGTTTTGATTGGTGGTTCTGTTTTTTTGTTTCTTGCAATGCTCACAGGACAACAAAAAAAGTTAGATCGATGGGAAGCAGGAGTACTTTTAGTATTCTATATTTTTTACACTATATATTTAATTATAAATGGAGCTTAAAATCATAAAGCAGTATCATGTACCTTTATGTAAAGTGTACCCCTATTTTTTCGTAAGTCACTTCTATTTGTATAAAAGAATACTAGAGACTAAAGTAGTATAGTCTGTTGAATAATGATTTTTTTTATCATCTAACAACTGAGTTTTTGCCTTATCTTTATCAGTATAAAAAATGGTACTTACATTTTGCATCTCTACTTTCTGAGCCATCTTTTTTGAAACTGCTCTTTGAAAAATATCTTCGCTCACAACAATTGCGATTTTCTTAGCATGGTAATCAGATTTATTATCAAGTATACCCAACATCCATTGTTCGATGCTTACTGGTGCTTTGAATGCAAACAACCTTTCATCTATGAGAATTTTTTCGCTTTTATATTGAGTTTGAAGTTGAAAAAAACTTAAGATCTCAGATTGAAATTGTGCTCCCAGCATATATTTTGTTGCAGATTGCCAAACAATTTCCATCAGTTTGTTTGATGAATCAAATTTAGAAATCATGTATGAGCTTTCGTATATTATTTTCATGCCTTATACTTCTAAACAAATATCTAATAAACCTAAAATAGACCAATTGATTTAAGAATACAAGCAATAAGTTTTGTCAAGGACACTGTCTTATGTAATAATTTCATCAGTTTTTATAGCAAGTTTTATACTATTTAATCCAAAAAAAGTGGATATGCACTTATACTTAAAGAAGTAAAGACTTTGTTTTCTCAAGGAATGGGTAAAAAGACTATTGCTACTAAATTTTATATTAGTAAGAATACTCAATTTGATGAGTATCCCTAAAAAATGCTTACCTACAGTTAAATCCTTTCGAATTTATAAATTTTGCCCACAAGCTCAGGATTAGGATGCTCTGTAGCAGTTGAAGTAAAAGTGTCTGCATCTATAAATTCAATTTGCTCTTTAGCTACAACTTCACCTTTGTTATTGTAGGAAAGTAATACCCCTTTTGTGTTTGATTCTTTTTCGTAAGAAATATAGACGTATGATTTAATGATGTTGTCATTCTCTTTGCCATCATAAAAAAAGCCTTTATAAACAACTTCTTTCATTTCTTTCCAAATAGCAACAGTTCCTTGATTAGTAAATTCGTTGTGCAAAGCCAAGTTGGTATCAATCTCATCACTAAAATAGCCTCCTCCTCGTTTAATTCGCGGATTGTTACATACCCAATGCCCCAAAAGCTGTTTACTGATATTGGGTTTAAACTCTTTGCTACCAAGCATAATTTTTTGATCAATAACATTGCCTGATTCATCAAGATAGCTTAGCATTCCTGTTACTAGATTTTCTTTAAAATAACCTCTTTTAACTACACGATCGTTTTCATACCAAACCGCTGGACCATCAAGTATAAAGGTTTGTAGCATTCTGGATGTAGTACCTGTTCCCTTTAGCACTAAGTTATTGTTAAAATCATAAAAGGAAATCACACTTGTTTCGAAGTCATTCGTAGGTGCGTTAAAAAAGCCTCCATAGCCATCGCTTCCAAAACTAAGATCTGTATAATTGGGGTTTATATTTAATGCTCCAGGACTATCTAAACGTTCATAAATTCTATAATAATCTGCCTCTTGCTTATTTTCTACAGGACGAAATTGTGCATCTGCAAATCCATCATTTTCGGGAATTTGAGCAGTACAACTACAGATAAATATAAAAACTAAAGTATATGCTAAATAAAGTATTTTTGACATTGTGTTCATAGCTAAGGTTTAAGTATCAAAGTTAATCATTTAATTTACTACTCATAAATTGATAATGGTTGATAGGCTATTAATTAATGTAAAGGTAATTTATGACCTGTTCTGTGAGCTTTTCAAATTTAGGACAGAGACTTAGTAGACTTTTCTAAAGATGTCCCATTCTGAATTAGCATTACACAAAAAGTAACACTATGAATAAGAAGAATGAATCTCAGCAGTAAATATAGATAATGTGCCTTTATGTAAAGTATAGCCTTATATTGTCGTAAGTCACAATAGTTCAATATATTGTTTAATGTAGCCTAATGTCTCGCTCGTTCTACAGTTTATAAGTCCATTATGTCCAGTACCACTTATTTTAATATGTTCGTATTTAGGAAAAAGATGCACCTGGTATTCTTGTTGAAAATCGTAACCTAAGTCACTTTCATCACTGCTAATAAATAGAACCTTCTGATTGTATTGAGATAGCTTAGTTGTAAAGTCATAATCTCCGTCATTTACCTCTTCAATAGCAATGGCAATAGCTGAAGCAGCTCCGCCTCTAAAGTTTTTTGAAGGACATGTTTCACCTCGATTTTCACTATCAGCATTCACTCTGGCAATACCGTAGTAATAATCTGCCTTTTCATGATCATCTAGGCCAATGAGTTGTTTAATCCATAAAATTTGATTGATGTCCTTTCCCAGCAAATTAACATCATTAGCAGCAGGTAAATGTTCATTAATATTTACTGAAAAAGCTCCTGGTTCCATCAAAACTGCTCCCTTTACCTTATTTGGGTGTGCGTTTATGTACTGAGCAGTTACTACTGCTCCATGTGAATGACCTATGAGAATAACTTCCTGATCGGGAGAGAAATAGTCAATCAATTCTTCTAAATCCGTAAGTGAATATGCCATTGTTAATTCACTTTTGGGGTGTCTAGCTGACAGACCACAACCTCGGTAATCGTGATAAATCACTTGGTAATCATCTAGTAAACTCCATCCATTTACCGATTGATTCAAATCAAGTAGATAACGAAAATCATCACCTGGGCCACCTTCCAGTACAAAAATTTTAGTCCCGGCAGGATTCCCATAACTAGCATAATGAATAGTGGTACCAGATAAAGTTAGGTTGGTAAGGGAAGGATCATCAATTACTGTTTTTGGAACAATATTTCCCGGTTCTGCCGGGTCTAACTCTTCACAACTACAAAATAAGATAACAAAATAGATCAGTATAAATGTGCTGTATTTTTTCATGGGAGTCTATAGTTTAGATGAAAATTAAAATAAATACCAGGCACTAATTTGTCGTATTTTCCATTGGTCTGATATCCAGCTTTTAGAGAAGCTTCCAACGATTGTACTTTGTTAAGGTATCGGCTGACTACTCCCCCAATACGGAAAGTTCTGACTGTTGTGCTGTACCATCCATCTTTGGCATCCTCATAAAGATATTCTTTCCAGTAATCAGAATGGATGATATGTGTGGCAAAAAAAGGGTTATAAGAAACATCAAATCCTAAACTCCCTTTTTTGGTAAGATACAATAGGGTAAGATCTAGTTGATAGCCCAGTGCCTTGTACTTTCCAGCTACATTATCACTTTGTGTATAAACCAATGCTATTTTACCTTGAAGTGCCCAGTGCTGATGAAGTGGTAACCAATGTATCACCCCCAGCCTTGTGCGGTGATTACCGGTTCCTAGTAAAGCACTACTTTGGGTAAACTCTGTGAACACTGCCGACCGGAATTTTGATAAATAGCGCGAATACCCTAGATGTAAAGCGATCAGACTGTGATCAAAGCCACCACCTGTTTGAATAATGTGATGCTGATTGGTATCAGGCTGTATCACTTGAGCTCGTACAGTTGAGGTAAAAAATACTAAGCCAATAATACTACATAAATATTTTTTTAGATTTAACTTCATTTGCGTTGAATATTTGGACGTGGCAAATGAATAAAAATACCTTGAATCCGATGTTCTGATTTAGAAATCAGAACAACTTAGTAGAGCTACTAAAATAAATTCACATTGTTAAGTAGCAATTCTTTAAAATAACTTACCGATTTTTTAGATTAATCAAATAATTTTCAACTATCTCTTAAAGCGTTTTTCTATATTCTGAAGGAGTTTTTTCGGTTTGTTTCTTAAAAGCATTATTAAAGGCAGAACGAGATTGAAACCCTGTTTTATAGTAAATTTCCTTAATGTTTAACTCTTGATTCTGCAAGAGTATTTTTGCTTCGCTAATGCGATATTGGTTAATCAACTCAGAAAGATTCATCTTAAAATGTTGATTAATCTCTTTGGATAGTTGTTGGACGTCCATACCCAACTTTTGGGCAAGTATTTCTCGATTTAGCTCAGGATCTGAAAATATTTTCTCTTTAGTTAATAATTCAGTTAGTGTCAGCATTTGTTTTTTTACTCGTCTGTCGGTTGACTCCTCGTATCTTATTTGATTAGAAACAGCAACGCGTACCTGCATGAATAAGCTGGGTTGAGACATGGTAAAATAAATAAATCCACAGAAAAGTATAACTGCACTGATATATGCAATCAATTCGGTCCAACTAGCCAGTGGCTCATAATTTAATTGAGAAAAAACATTCGCACTAATAGCAAATAACCAGACTAAGCCGAAGGAGTAAGTGATGAATAAAATCCATATTCTTTTTATCGGCTTTTCCTTTTGTCTAATCTTCACTAACCTGCCAATCCATATTGAATAATAGAGATATTGCATACTGAAAACTGCAAAGAAAATAGTATGTGAGAATCCCCAAAGGAGATGGTAAACTAGGAAAATCCCAAAAATAGCAAAGTGTGATTCTACCTTTTTTATTTCCACATCGAACAACCTACAATAATGAAAATACAGAAGCGGTGCATAAAGGAATATAAATGGACCAACAACTAAATGAATCTTTGCAGAACCAAACAATGGTGAATCTATAGTAAGATCAGTGAGACTATGGAGAGCTGTTAATAAAAGAAAAAAACAGAGCGGAAGATTTTGTTTCTTTCTGCCTGATGGAAGTGCATATAACAGGATTGCAATCATCACAGTAAGAAAAATCAATATACTTTGTACAACTATCGCAGCCAACTTTAAAACGCTATTACTTAATTTAACAGAGGATATAAATAATATACCTATTTACTAATACATATATTTATCCCAATTTTACTATAAATTTTGGTTTGATAACAGAGTAATTATTTGTAAAACTCACAAATTTATCACATCTAACTTTCACTAATAACACATCCAGTCCACCCAAATAGCTTCCACAAAGCACCTCCTCTTAGAATTATACCAAACAAACCCATAAATAGTTACATCTGTCTCCTTCTTTATTCTGTAAAATCTTGAGCATTTCTCAATCCCTAATCGTACCTAAAATGGGCATTTTACCACAAAAATGCACTTTTACAACAATCTTTCTACTAGCACTTACTATGTATTATCAACGATTAGCTATTACCTTCTAAAGAAATGAAAAAACGTTTACTCCTGTTGTCAATAATTTTATGCATCTTCCATTTAACCTATGCGCAACCTATTCCACCAGATGCTTATAATCCATCTGATAATTTTGATAAAGTGGATACTTCCATGATATATTTAGAATGGTTTGTTCCTAAAAACACTGATGAAACTTTTACTTATGATATCTATCTTGGTAAAGATGCCAATCCACCAATTTTTAGATCAGCTATAGAAATTGTAGACGGCCCTCTGAATGATGATGCTACCGAGTTCAGCTTTTCAAGTAATATTCAAGATGGAGATGATAAACTGTACCTTGCTAACTATATAAACATAAAAGACACATTCGAAACTAACACCACTTATTACTGGAAAATAGTCGCTAAAAGTGCATCTGGACTCAATTTAGAAAGTAATATTTTTACTTTTAAAACGAGAAAACCAAACAAGTTACCAAATGCTCCAAAATTAATTTCTCCAACAGACGGAAGCACCACCGAAAATGGAAACATTACTTTGCATTGGAATAAAAGCACTGATCCTGATGGAGATGAGGTTTCTTACCATGTCTATCTAAAAAGAGAAAACAATATTACTTCAATTATTGCTAGCAATATTACAGATACCACTTACACCATTCCTTATCAATTGGTAGATCAATTAAACTATCAGTTTTTAGTGGCAGCAGTTGACGGATATAGTAGTGATGCTGTCATTTCTGAAAGCAATAGTTTTACCATTGGAAACTATTATAATGACCCTCCTCAAATAGGTGATTTGATTTATCCCGTTCCTGACCCATTAATGATGAATTTAGACACCCAAAATCTTGGTTTTACGATCAATTTCACTTGGGAAGAAGCTTATGAGAAAGATGGAGATGTGCTTAAATATGATATTTATGCTGCACAAGAGCCTGATCCGCAAACGCTGGTTGCCACTAATCTGGAAACCACAAGTTACAAACATACATTTAGCACCTATGGAATGCTTTACTGGAAAGTAGTGGTAAAAGATGAAACAGGGCTTTCAGATACTTCGTCCATCTCTTATTTTTCTTGTTGGAATAACCCACCAACTACATTATCTATCGATATGGTGGAGGTGGAAGGAGGTACTTTTATGATGGGACAATCTGATGCTACAAAAGAATATATTTTAACTACAGATATAGGTACTGAAATTTGGTGGGATATCACAAATGAAAACCCTGCTCATGCTGTAACCCTAAGCAATTACAAAATAGGCAAATACGAAGTTACCAACCAGCAATATGTGGAATTTTTAAATTCCATCATACCATTTACCCACTTTGCAAATTCATTTAGATCACATAGGCAAAAATCATTTCCTTATCAGGCAGTTGTGCTCAATAATAGTAGCACACTTTGTTTGATTTTTGATGCTACTCGCGATTTATCAGAAAGAGATAATATTGGCTATGAACCTGGGTATGATTCACCGATTATCTGGAATGGAACTAATTATGAAGTGGATCCCAATTACGCAAACCATCCTGTTCGACATATGTATCATGATGGTGCTTTAAAATTTGCAGATTGGGCTGGCTATAGATTACCAACTGAAGCAGAATGGGAGTTTGCTGCTTTAGGGGGCAATAAAAGTGAAGGTTACAAATTTGCTGGCAGTAATGATTATACTGAAGTGGCAGTACATGGCATGCATGGTGGAATTGATGATGTGAAAAATACTGCTCCAGTCGGGTCTTTAAACCCAAATGAATTAAATATATACGACATGACTGGCAATGTAAATGAAATTTGTCAGGACTATTATAATGAAAACTATTATAGCATAAGTGATTCATTTAATCCTGTTTGCCAAACCAAATCAAATTTAGGTCCTTCTACTAGAGGAGGCGATGCCAATAGTCGGTTTGGAACAATATTGAGGTTAAAGCGAAGAGGTTATTTGGGTGGCGCTCAACATATTACCTATGCAGGTTTAAGGCTGGCTCAATCTGATAAAATTTTATTAGAAGGTTCAATTATCGATAAAGAAGGAAATCCTATTAAAAATACACCTGTAGTAGGTTTTCCAATTGAGGTGAAAACAGATGAAAATGGGCATTATTCAGTAGAAGTATTAGGAGGTTGGTCTGGTAAAGTGAGTGCTGTAGATAGCAATTATAGCTTTTCTCCCGCCTATATTGAGTTTGATAAATTGTATAAAGATTCAACCGAAAACAACTTTATAGCTTCTTCAGTAGATACCGAAAATTACAGCATTATCTTCAATATTTCTGATGGTACTTATCCAATAGAAAATGCCAAAGTTATAATGGATGATGAAAGTTATCTCAGTGATGCTAACGGTAAAGTGGTGATTGATGAGCTAGAAAATGGTACTTATAGCTATTCCATAGCTGCAGATGGCTTTAAGGATTATACTAGTGAGTTTACTATTAATGATAATAATCTAGAAAAAAATATCACCCTCACTCCTATTGAAGAAACACTTTATTCAATCACCTTCCAAATTACCGATGGTACTAATCCAATTGAAAATGCCAAAGTTGTAATGGATGATGAAAGTTATCTCAGTGATGCTAATGGTAAAGTGGTAATTGATGAGCTAGAAAATGGCACTTTTAACTACTCCATTTCTGCAGATGGTTTTAATGATTATACTGGTGAATTTACTATTGAAGATGCTGATCTAGAAGAAAACATCACCCTCACTCCTATTGAAAAACCGCTTTATTACATCATCTTCCAAATTACCGATGGTACTAATCCAATCGAAAATGCCAAAGTTGTAATGGATGATGAAAGTTATCTCAGTGATGTTAGTGGCGATGTGGTGATTAATGAGTTAAAAAATGGCACTTACAACTATTCCATTTCTGCGGATGGTTTTAATGATTATACTGGTGAATTTACTATTGAAGATGCTGATCTAGAAGAAAACATCACTTTAGAAGCTGTTATTCCTGAAACGATTATGTATTCGATTAGTGGTCAAATTCTGGATGAAAAGGGAAACCCACTGGCAAATGTAAAACTCAATGGCTTTACAAATCCTCTGAAAACAGGTGAAGATGGCAGCTTTTCCACCACCGAAAATGAAAACTGGATTGGCACCATCACACCAGAATTTGATGGTTACATATTTTCTCCTGAAAGTAAGGAAATAACCCATTTACAATCTGATGTTTCTATCGATTTTACCGCACATATTTTAGCCACTCCAATGGATAAAAAACAAGAACTTGAACTTATCCAAGTTTATCCAAACCCATCTACTGGACAATTTACCCTTGAGCTAAACACAAAAACTTTTGTGCAAATTACAAGCATCGATGGCAAAACTGTTTTTGAAAAAACACTCTCGAAACCAACTCAAATTTCTTTAAAAGATAAAGGGCTTTACATCATCAAAACAGAAAACAAAAAGCAAATTTCTGTGCTGAAGGTTTTGGTAGAGTAAGTATTCTATAAATATTGCCAGTTTCTGAAAGGTAAAGAAACTGGCAATATCAATTTATTTAAAAAGATAGCTAGTTCCATAAAAATGATTTTCCCAACTTCACTGAAAGTAGTCTCTATCCTGTTTCACACATATTTTTTAATAAATGACAAGGCAAGTATATCCTTCCTTAGAGAATTACTTTTTCTTCCAATCAGTAAGTGTATTTTTTTATAACCTTCTTTTGGATATATCATATCTAAAATACCTATATTAAAGTATCTATAGATGAGAGCTATTTATATTGGATAGTTGAATTAAAAAAGCTTATGTGACTATACTTATTTTACTATCTTAAGCAGCCATATGCATTTCCTAGGCTTTCACCATAAAAATATTAACCAACTCACTATTAGCAGAATAATTTTTTCAGTTCTTTATATACTATTTATATAGGCCCTAGAGCCCTAGAAATTATTAAAAAATATCAAATATAATTTTTTACCATCCAAATATAACCCTAAATATAGTTACAATAAATTGAATTAAATTACGTTTTTTTTGTAAATATCTAACACTATAAAACCTCTAGTCAATGAAAAAATTTCAATTTATTTTGGCACTTTTCCTTGTGTCATCATTCCAAATACTAAAGGCTCAAAATACGGCTAAGCTAGCTCAATATGATGGCCAGACCAGAGCTTATCTGGAATATTTGCCTCCTAATTATACCACTGACGGTGATCAGGTTCCGGCCATCATTTTCTTGCATGGCTGGGGAGAACGTGGAGATATTACCAATACAAATACTGTGATGAATATTGCCAATGTGGGTTATAACACTCCTCCCAGTATTGTGCAGGGTGGACATGATATGTGTTTTGATGTGGATGGTGAAACTGTTTGTTTTGCTGTTTTCTCTCCTCAACAGTCCGATAACTACAATAGCTGGGTAGATGAAAATCAA
This window of the Chondrinema litorale genome carries:
- a CDS encoding helix-turn-helix domain-containing protein, which encodes MMLYIKYMVSLRCKMMVKAELEKLGLHYVVLDLGVVEILENISKHQYDKLKINLLKSGLELLDDKKSILVEKIKNIVIEMVHYSDELPKGNYSDFISEKLNYDYTYLANTFSEVKGITIQQFIILHKIEKVKELLLYNELTLSEISYRLNYSSVAHLSNQFKKITGLTPSFFKAMKKKRRNNLDDL
- a CDS encoding calcium/sodium antiporter, with the protein product MAIGLTIVAFGTSAPELIVNIIASINGYSDIVIGNIVGSNNFNLFIILGLSGLIFPIVVQASTAWKEIPMSLIVSVFLLLLLNDFVFVGQTYVSRIDGLLMLILFSIFLIYIFNQMKNDPHLDDEFKSKSTLKVWLLIIVGLVGLILGGQLVVANSISIASKLGLSEKIIGLTIVAAGTSLPELITSIVAAFKKNSDIAIGNVIGSNIFNILLILAISSLINPIKYNSDFNLDIYVLIGGSVFLFLAMLTGQQKKLDRWEAGVLLVFYIFYTIYLIINGA
- a CDS encoding alpha/beta hydrolase, with translation MKKYSTFILIYFVILFCSCEELDPAEPGNIVPKTVIDDPSLTNLTLSGTTIHYASYGNPAGTKIFVLEGGPGDDFRYLLDLNQSVNGWSLLDDYQVIYHDYRGCGLSARHPKSELTMAYSLTDLEELIDYFSPDQEVILIGHSHGAVVTAQYINAHPNKVKGAVLMEPGAFSVNINEHLPAANDVNLLGKDINQILWIKQLIGLDDHEKADYYYGIARVNADSENRGETCPSKNFRGGAASAIAIAIEEVNDGDYDFTTKLSQYNQKVLFISSDESDLGYDFQQEYQVHLFPKYEHIKISGTGHNGLINCRTSETLGYIKQYIELL
- a CDS encoding helix-turn-helix domain-containing protein; this translates as MIAILLYALPSGRKKQNLPLCFFLLLTALHSLTDLTIDSPLFGSAKIHLVVGPFIFLYAPLLYFHYCRLFDVEIKKVESHFAIFGIFLVYHLLWGFSHTIFFAVFSMQYLYYSIWIGRLVKIRQKEKPIKRIWILFITYSFGLVWLFAISANVFSQLNYEPLASWTELIAYISAVILFCGFIYFTMSQPSLFMQVRVAVSNQIRYEESTDRRVKKQMLTLTELLTKEKIFSDPELNREILAQKLGMDVQQLSKEINQHFKMNLSELINQYRISEAKILLQNQELNIKEIYYKTGFQSRSAFNNAFKKQTEKTPSEYRKTL
- a CDS encoding SUMF1/EgtB/PvdO family nonheme iron enzyme; translated protein: MKKRLLLLSIILCIFHLTYAQPIPPDAYNPSDNFDKVDTSMIYLEWFVPKNTDETFTYDIYLGKDANPPIFRSAIEIVDGPLNDDATEFSFSSNIQDGDDKLYLANYINIKDTFETNTTYYWKIVAKSASGLNLESNIFTFKTRKPNKLPNAPKLISPTDGSTTENGNITLHWNKSTDPDGDEVSYHVYLKRENNITSIIASNITDTTYTIPYQLVDQLNYQFLVAAVDGYSSDAVISESNSFTIGNYYNDPPQIGDLIYPVPDPLMMNLDTQNLGFTINFTWEEAYEKDGDVLKYDIYAAQEPDPQTLVATNLETTSYKHTFSTYGMLYWKVVVKDETGLSDTSSISYFSCWNNPPTTLSIDMVEVEGGTFMMGQSDATKEYILTTDIGTEIWWDITNENPAHAVTLSNYKIGKYEVTNQQYVEFLNSIIPFTHFANSFRSHRQKSFPYQAVVLNNSSTLCLIFDATRDLSERDNIGYEPGYDSPIIWNGTNYEVDPNYANHPVRHMYHDGALKFADWAGYRLPTEAEWEFAALGGNKSEGYKFAGSNDYTEVAVHGMHGGIDDVKNTAPVGSLNPNELNIYDMTGNVNEICQDYYNENYYSISDSFNPVCQTKSNLGPSTRGGDANSRFGTILRLKRRGYLGGAQHITYAGLRLAQSDKILLEGSIIDKEGNPIKNTPVVGFPIEVKTDENGHYSVEVLGGWSGKVSAVDSNYSFSPAYIEFDKLYKDSTENNFIASSVDTENYSIIFNISDGTYPIENAKVIMDDESYLSDANGKVVIDELENGTYSYSIAADGFKDYTSEFTINDNNLEKNITLTPIEETLYSITFQITDGTNPIENAKVVMDDESYLSDANGKVVIDELENGTFNYSISADGFNDYTGEFTIEDADLEENITLTPIEKPLYYIIFQITDGTNPIENAKVVMDDESYLSDVSGDVVINELKNGTYNYSISADGFNDYTGEFTIEDADLEENITLEAVIPETIMYSISGQILDEKGNPLANVKLNGFTNPLKTGEDGSFSTTENENWIGTITPEFDGYIFSPESKEITHLQSDVSIDFTAHILATPMDKKQELELIQVYPNPSTGQFTLELNTKTFVQITSIDGKTVFEKTLSKPTQISLKDKGLYIIKTENKKQISVLKVLVE